From a single Cyclobacterium marinum DSM 745 genomic region:
- a CDS encoding aldo/keto reductase codes for MEKNKQNNQRRAFLKSLAGLTAGMMLPLTSINAEGKAVPTPYMRDRLGDLLPKRKFGKSGLSVTMLGLGGAHIARMKESEAERTIERALEGGIRFFDNAESYGSGTGERRYGQFLTPKYRDIAFIQSKSTARDGKTAQEHLEGTLSRMKTDYIDLWLIHAVTSPSDVDSRLKNGVLDYVLKAKESGKVKHIGFSGHSDYNAHLRMLESTDELEACQMPINAFDPNYKSFITNVMPRLLEKGMAPCAMKTLANGGFFGGTTHFNSGDKPRIVPNVLTVEEAIYFSWSLPISVLVTGADHADMLSEKIDFAKRFKAFDEKKRQELISRVSGFDGKLVEYYKV; via the coding sequence ATGGAAAAGAACAAGCAAAATAACCAAAGAAGGGCATTCTTAAAATCCTTGGCCGGATTGACTGCCGGAATGATGCTGCCCCTTACCAGTATCAATGCAGAAGGAAAAGCAGTGCCCACTCCCTATATGCGAGACAGACTAGGCGACTTACTACCCAAGCGGAAATTTGGCAAATCAGGTTTGTCTGTCACCATGCTTGGACTGGGAGGTGCCCATATTGCTCGAATGAAGGAAAGTGAAGCCGAAAGAACAATTGAACGCGCTCTTGAAGGTGGTATCCGGTTCTTTGACAATGCCGAGTCTTATGGTTCAGGTACCGGAGAAAGAAGGTATGGGCAATTCCTAACACCCAAATATAGAGACATTGCTTTTATTCAAAGTAAGTCAACCGCCAGAGATGGCAAAACCGCCCAAGAACATTTGGAAGGCACCCTTAGCCGAATGAAAACGGATTATATAGACCTTTGGCTGATTCATGCAGTAACAAGTCCGTCAGATGTGGACAGCAGGTTAAAAAATGGGGTCTTAGACTATGTTTTGAAGGCAAAAGAAAGTGGAAAAGTAAAGCATATAGGATTCTCAGGACATTCGGATTACAATGCTCATTTGAGAATGTTGGAAAGTACGGATGAACTGGAAGCCTGCCAAATGCCCATCAATGCCTTTGATCCAAATTACAAAAGCTTTATCACCAATGTGATGCCAAGACTATTAGAAAAAGGAATGGCTCCTTGTGCAATGAAAACCCTGGCCAATGGTGGCTTTTTTGGGGGTACCACCCATTTCAATAGTGGAGACAAGCCACGCATCGTGCCGAATGTTTTGACCGTAGAAGAAGCCATTTATTTCTCCTGGTCCCTACCAATTAGTGTTTTGGTAACCGGTGCAGACCATGCTGACATGTTAAGTGAAAAGATAGATTTTGCCAAAAGGTTCAAAGCCTTCGACGAGAAAAAACGCCAGGAACTGATAAGCCGCGTTTCCGGATTTGATGGGAAATTGGTGGAGTATTATAAAGTTTAG
- a CDS encoding TonB-dependent receptor plug domain-containing protein, whose amino-acid sequence MKVSVILCFFFAFYANPLLAQEKDSLTIALDEAVVTGTRIERQKNKIAASISTISRETIDRSGEINVLPLLTYQVPGFLLNDRSITGFGIGPGSGGNISIRGISGTPNNRVLVLIDGQPQFMGIFAHPIADAYSASDIERVEVQRGAASVLYGSNAMGGAINLITRKGTDEGWNGSVNVGYGSFRTFMGNAHVSFNQGKFHSMVAINRNSTTGFRNDAEDSFENTTGYLKMGYAISPGLSLSGDMQLADATYFQPGPTVAPLETDKREYLRGRAALSLRNDWGNVSGALLYFHNFGEHTFQTGFSSTDQNQGITFYQNLSVLPNQILTIGIDYKRYGGKAFNETLPPPARVGLGTQFTIHETDLYLQAQQELGEKISFNAGLRRVSNSQYGQKLLPGFGFAYRIKQNFTLKASSSKAFRSPSIVDLFLFPTSNESLRPEELWSHEAGFQTLILDNKLSLEMMAFMAKGSNLIQINPMITPSIGSNSGSFLNKGLESQFRFKTAESLQVIFNYAYVDVDENILFAPKHNLSLQTDLQLSKFSIVPSIQHISGLRNSLTETDKNENYTLINLKSMYSISHKINIYITGKNLLNTSYQLEKGFPMPGINVMTGIHLKF is encoded by the coding sequence ATGAAAGTTAGTGTCATACTATGCTTTTTCTTTGCTTTTTACGCCAATCCACTATTGGCTCAAGAAAAGGACAGCCTAACAATTGCCTTAGATGAAGCTGTGGTCACGGGAACGAGGATAGAACGGCAGAAAAACAAAATAGCTGCTTCCATTTCCACCATATCACGGGAAACCATTGATCGCTCTGGAGAGATAAATGTTTTACCACTGCTTACTTATCAAGTACCGGGCTTTTTACTTAATGATCGCAGTATAACAGGATTTGGAATAGGCCCGGGGTCAGGAGGAAATATTAGCATTCGGGGGATAAGTGGTACACCCAATAACAGGGTTTTGGTATTGATAGATGGGCAGCCTCAATTTATGGGCATATTTGCTCATCCCATTGCGGATGCTTACAGCGCCTCTGATATAGAGCGAGTAGAAGTACAAAGAGGAGCCGCATCTGTATTATATGGCTCCAACGCCATGGGCGGTGCCATTAATCTGATCACCCGAAAAGGGACAGATGAGGGCTGGAACGGGTCTGTTAATGTAGGCTATGGTTCCTTCAGGACATTTATGGGAAATGCTCACGTTTCTTTTAATCAGGGAAAATTCCATTCCATGGTAGCCATAAATAGAAACAGTACTACGGGTTTTCGAAACGATGCGGAAGACAGCTTTGAAAACACGACCGGCTACCTCAAAATGGGTTATGCCATCTCTCCGGGACTTTCACTTTCAGGAGACATGCAATTGGCTGATGCAACTTACTTTCAGCCGGGTCCTACTGTTGCCCCATTGGAAACAGATAAACGCGAATACTTAAGGGGAAGAGCTGCACTTTCCCTTCGCAACGACTGGGGAAATGTTAGTGGGGCTTTATTGTACTTCCATAACTTTGGCGAACATACATTTCAAACCGGATTTTCATCCACAGACCAAAATCAAGGCATCACCTTTTATCAAAACTTGAGTGTGCTTCCGAACCAAATTCTCACAATTGGTATTGATTACAAACGCTATGGTGGAAAGGCATTCAATGAAACCCTACCTCCCCCTGCGCGAGTAGGCTTGGGAACGCAATTTACGATTCATGAAACTGATCTTTATTTGCAGGCCCAGCAAGAATTGGGAGAAAAAATAAGTTTTAATGCAGGACTTCGCCGGGTTAGCAATTCCCAGTATGGTCAGAAACTCCTTCCCGGCTTTGGTTTTGCTTATAGGATAAAGCAAAATTTTACGCTAAAAGCCTCCTCCTCCAAGGCCTTCAGAAGTCCCTCCATAGTAGACCTTTTTCTCTTCCCCACCTCTAATGAATCTTTAAGACCTGAAGAACTGTGGAGTCACGAGGCAGGTTTTCAAACCCTTATCCTAGATAACAAACTAAGCCTTGAAATGATGGCCTTTATGGCCAAAGGAAGTAATTTAATTCAAATCAACCCCATGATCACGCCTTCCATTGGCAGCAATTCAGGGAGTTTCCTTAACAAAGGACTAGAAAGTCAATTTCGTTTTAAAACTGCTGAATCCTTGCAAGTCATATTCAATTACGCTTATGTGGATGTAGACGAAAACATTTTATTTGCACCCAAACATAACCTAAGTCTTCAGACTGATCTACAATTAAGTAAATTTTCAATTGTTCCATCAATTCAGCACATAAGCGGACTCCGAAATAGCCTTACAGAAACAGATAAAAATGAAAACTACACCCTAATAAATTTGAAAAGCATGTATTCCATAAGTCATAAAATCAACATCTATATCACCGGGAAAAACCTGCTAAACACCTCATATCAGCTGGAAAAAGGTTTTCCAATGCCGGGAATAAATGTAATGACTGGCATCCATCTTAAATTTTAA
- a CDS encoding phosphoribosyltransferase family protein → MDSKVSLPFDKISKALNGFAFPPTDIIVGIGRGGIVPASLVAHQLELPLFIASVNYRNDINEPIRKSPEFLDLFETSFPHGCRILLIDDVAVSGKTLDLVKASLKDYSVKTFVLKGKADFVLFPNIKTCVKWPWNPSPKSYIYES, encoded by the coding sequence ATGGATTCAAAAGTCTCCTTACCTTTTGACAAAATTAGTAAAGCCCTGAACGGCTTTGCCTTTCCTCCCACTGACATTATTGTAGGCATTGGCAGAGGTGGGATTGTTCCTGCCAGCCTAGTGGCACATCAACTTGAACTACCTCTTTTTATAGCCTCAGTAAACTACAGGAATGACATTAATGAGCCTATTCGGAAATCTCCGGAATTTCTAGACCTCTTCGAAACTTCTTTTCCACATGGTTGCCGCATCCTTCTGATAGATGACGTAGCCGTTTCAGGAAAGACTTTGGATTTAGTAAAAGCTTCATTAAAGGATTATTCGGTAAAAACATTTGTCCTAAAAGGTAAGGCAGATTTTGTGCTTTTCCCCAATATTAAAACTTGTGTAAAGTGGCCATGGAATCCTTCCCCAAAATCCTATATTTATGAAAGTTAG
- a CDS encoding acyltransferase, with translation MIGKLMYFLKLKNVYLLPLLRISRKFIVYKKSEISLAKTSKITIRKTFYFNAKWTKNDPFPSLLAMLDNSNLTVQGNFSIYSGSRIYINNGASLILGSGYINNNFNLSCFERIEIGNDVAISENVCVRDSDNHTISTSDQKDTQPIKIGNRVWIGMNVTILKGVTIGDGAIVAAGAVVNRDVPEKCLVGGVPAKILKQNVAWK, from the coding sequence ATGATAGGTAAATTGATGTACTTTTTGAAATTAAAAAATGTTTATTTATTACCGCTTTTGAGGATTAGTAGAAAATTTATTGTTTATAAAAAATCAGAAATTAGCCTAGCTAAGACCTCAAAAATAACAATCCGTAAAACCTTTTATTTCAACGCTAAATGGACTAAAAATGATCCATTTCCTTCCTTGTTGGCCATGCTAGACAATTCAAACTTGACGGTTCAGGGTAATTTTTCTATTTACTCAGGAAGCAGAATATATATTAACAATGGAGCAAGTTTAATATTAGGGAGTGGGTATATTAACAATAACTTCAATTTGTCCTGTTTTGAAAGAATTGAAATTGGGAATGATGTGGCAATTTCGGAAAATGTATGTGTTAGGGATTCCGATAACCATACTATTTCAACTTCTGATCAAAAAGACACCCAACCAATAAAAATTGGTAACCGAGTTTGGATTGGGATGAATGTTACGATATTAAAAGGAGTTACAATCGGAGATGGAGCTATTGTTGCAGCAGGAGCTGTAGTAAATAGGGATGTACCTGAAAAATGCTTGGTGGGTGGGGTTCCAGCCAAAATTCTTAAGCAAAACGTGGCCTGGAAATAA
- a CDS encoding NAD(P)/FAD-dependent oxidoreductase produces MTQIEHFEVIIIGGSYAGLSAGMALGRSLRKVLIIDGGKPCNWQTPHSHNFLTQDGSTPKEITEIAKDQVAKYDTVRFYEGLAIGSKKVDNGFDITTNRGDTFHTNKLILATGIKDLMPKTDGFSECWGITVVHCPYCHGYEIRNQKTAIMANGDTAIHLASLVKNLTKDITILTEGKSSLDGQQLQKLINHEIKIIEKEISAIEHEAGKLKNIRFKDGAVEAFDAAYASIPFESNTIIPNELGCQFTEQGYIEVDEMGKTTVDGVFACGDCSTMMRSLATAVYKGNIAGVFINHELTQESF; encoded by the coding sequence ATGACACAGATTGAACATTTTGAAGTAATAATCATTGGGGGGAGTTATGCAGGGCTTTCGGCAGGAATGGCCTTGGGACGTTCGTTAAGAAAGGTTTTAATAATAGATGGTGGCAAACCTTGTAATTGGCAAACACCACATTCTCATAATTTTTTAACTCAGGACGGTAGTACACCTAAGGAAATCACGGAAATTGCCAAGGATCAGGTGGCCAAATATGATACCGTGAGATTTTACGAAGGATTGGCAATCGGAAGTAAGAAAGTTGACAATGGCTTTGACATTACCACAAACCGAGGAGATACTTTCCACACAAATAAACTAATACTTGCAACAGGTATAAAGGATTTAATGCCTAAGACAGATGGATTTTCAGAATGCTGGGGAATAACCGTAGTGCATTGCCCTTATTGTCATGGTTATGAAATAAGGAATCAAAAAACGGCAATTATGGCCAATGGGGACACCGCAATCCATCTTGCCTCTTTGGTTAAAAATTTGACTAAAGACATAACAATTCTCACTGAAGGTAAATCTTCACTTGATGGTCAACAACTACAAAAGTTAATTAATCATGAAATTAAAATCATTGAAAAAGAAATTTCAGCCATTGAACATGAAGCAGGAAAGCTAAAAAATATCCGCTTTAAGGACGGTGCTGTGGAAGCATTTGATGCTGCTTATGCTTCTATTCCATTCGAATCAAATACCATAATCCCCAATGAATTGGGATGCCAATTTACTGAACAGGGATATATTGAGGTTGATGAAATGGGTAAAACTACAGTGGATGGAGTTTTTGCTTGTGGAGATTGCAGTACCATGATGCGCTCGTTGGCCACTGCAGTGTACAAGGGAAATATTGCTGGTGTTTTTATCAACCATGAGTTAACCCAAGAAAGTTTCTAG
- a CDS encoding ROK family protein: MNAVKIGIDLGGTKVLIIAGSNEEKHPTGLDFTPFQLEEIISNFIEKHNLDPVGIAIAIPGLLNTGGDVLLCDVLPRFNGWNANNAFADISPKIRVINDIRAALIQEFSDVDDSLTCGIVMVGTAVGAAFIVNGKILNGDSGWAGEFGYFPLVVNGETKRIDTLCGGDYLAKQLGLTPKEMADLAVEGEELVLKTIAKAGYFLGVGIAGLVNLFNPRRLAIGGGTASLPGYWEGIIKGASDNIIPELWNEDLLCKVKDGSKVAAMGAMTLL; this comes from the coding sequence ATGAATGCTGTGAAAATCGGAATAGATTTAGGAGGAACCAAGGTATTAATTATTGCGGGGTCCAATGAGGAAAAACACCCTACAGGACTTGATTTTACTCCATTCCAATTGGAAGAAATAATAAGTAATTTTATTGAGAAACATAACTTGGACCCGGTAGGTATTGCGATAGCTATTCCCGGATTGTTAAATACAGGCGGGGATGTACTGCTTTGTGATGTGTTACCTCGCTTTAATGGCTGGAATGCAAACAATGCTTTTGCAGATATTAGTCCAAAAATAAGGGTAATAAATGATATTAGGGCTGCGCTTATTCAGGAATTTAGTGATGTTGATGACAGCCTGACTTGCGGAATAGTAATGGTAGGAACTGCAGTGGGTGCCGCTTTTATAGTCAATGGAAAAATACTCAACGGTGATTCTGGCTGGGCTGGAGAGTTTGGTTATTTTCCCTTAGTAGTCAATGGTGAAACGAAGCGAATTGATACGTTATGTGGTGGAGATTATTTGGCAAAACAACTGGGCTTGACACCCAAAGAAATGGCTGATTTAGCGGTTGAAGGTGAGGAACTTGTTTTGAAAACCATAGCAAAAGCCGGGTATTTTTTGGGGGTAGGTATTGCTGGACTTGTCAATCTTTTTAACCCTAGAAGGTTAGCGATAGGAGGAGGGACCGCCAGTCTGCCTGGATATTGGGAAGGAATTATTAAAGGGGCAAGTGATAATATTATTCCTGAGTTATGGAATGAAGATTTATTATGCAAAGTAAAGGATGGATCCAAAGTGGCAGCAATGGGGGCTATGACTTTGTTATAG
- a CDS encoding hybrid sensor histidine kinase/response regulator has product MTYLNKTCFLILITFFYSVTAFSYGLNPFEAKGQDNQQSISLYKYAEIANVGNSSFKFDEFLAKENTLKFEPINGPSTNLGFTENKYWLRFRIQNLTEFPLQYYLETGRPVTDLVDLYLITDGEAVKKFKNGDLIPFSEKSFAHRKVIFPLQLNPGKTYRVYIHYISDGEVINLPLELHSPTSMILSAYQNQLFHGVFYGILLLAGAVYLLFYFGIGEKSFLLYSVYVLSVGLLHMSLDGYFFQYIDPASGWLNKNAILITATLSAMAFGRYAQIYTNVKQWSKGLNNSLNILLIALLVLITFVLLYPGGKAYYYPAVNLISFLLLMILICTVLFGYIKGREIDVFFSVAIFSFTVGFFILIFNNFSLIPSSFFTENGSKIGTGFEIIFLSLAMSNRIKLLKSEKEKHQEIALQKSEESNEIKSYFLSNISHELRTPLNAIIGLTQSIKETNKIDTINTDLDVIHYSSLGLLGAIDDVLDYSKIEKGQLKLQETAFDLRKMISQIAHSYTTQAKDKGLKFDYQEIGIIPQLIIGDKRRTDQLIGNLLKNAIKFTQQGGIQLKVEALAQKENLCLLKIQVKDSGVGIKKQKLESIFASFTQGQNNDKRKFGGLGLGLCIVKALVNLHQGKINIQSEEGKGTLVTLELNYALPETGEQTDPYDFAKEGVFDLENKHILIVEDNALNQMVLKVILGKWSNTSFKIANNGLEAVEMLKTQTFDVVLMDLQMPVMDGYEATQAIRSGASGTNNSNIPIIAVTADVTQKARNKVFEIGMDDYMTKPVKKEEIYNKIKKVLFLKEIQILEKTV; this is encoded by the coding sequence ATGACTTACCTTAATAAAACTTGTTTTTTAATACTAATTACATTTTTTTATTCTGTTACAGCATTTTCTTATGGATTAAACCCATTTGAAGCAAAAGGCCAAGACAATCAACAATCCATATCTCTATATAAATATGCCGAAATTGCCAATGTTGGAAACAGTAGCTTTAAATTTGACGAATTTTTAGCTAAAGAAAATACACTAAAGTTTGAACCAATAAATGGCCCCTCTACTAATCTGGGTTTTACTGAAAACAAATATTGGTTAAGGTTTAGGATTCAAAATCTTACAGAATTTCCTTTACAATATTATTTGGAAACAGGAAGGCCGGTAACAGACCTGGTAGATTTATACCTGATAACGGATGGAGAAGCAGTAAAAAAATTTAAAAACGGTGACCTCATTCCATTTTCAGAGAAAAGTTTTGCCCATAGAAAGGTTATTTTTCCGTTACAATTAAATCCTGGAAAAACTTATCGTGTATACATCCATTATATAAGTGATGGGGAAGTAATCAACCTTCCTTTAGAACTTCATAGCCCAACGAGTATGATTTTGAGCGCCTATCAAAATCAGTTGTTTCATGGTGTATTTTACGGCATTTTATTACTGGCAGGTGCGGTTTATTTACTTTTCTATTTCGGAATCGGTGAGAAAAGTTTTCTATTGTACAGCGTGTATGTATTATCGGTTGGACTTCTTCACATGTCTTTGGACGGCTATTTTTTCCAATACATTGATCCAGCCTCCGGATGGCTCAATAAAAATGCAATATTGATCACAGCCACACTTTCTGCCATGGCGTTTGGTAGGTATGCTCAGATTTATACCAATGTAAAACAATGGAGCAAGGGATTAAACAACAGCCTGAATATTCTGCTTATTGCTTTGCTAGTACTCATTACATTTGTTCTGCTTTACCCCGGAGGAAAGGCTTACTATTACCCTGCAGTAAACCTAATTAGCTTTTTATTGTTAATGATATTGATTTGTACAGTTCTCTTTGGTTATATTAAAGGTAGAGAAATCGATGTCTTTTTTTCTGTAGCTATATTTAGTTTTACGGTTGGTTTTTTTATCCTGATCTTTAACAATTTTAGTTTGATCCCCAGTTCTTTTTTTACTGAAAATGGTTCAAAAATAGGTACAGGATTTGAAATTATATTTCTCTCATTGGCTATGTCTAATCGAATCAAGCTTTTGAAATCAGAAAAGGAAAAACACCAAGAGATCGCCTTGCAGAAATCAGAAGAATCCAATGAGATAAAATCTTATTTTCTTTCCAATATCAGTCATGAACTAAGGACCCCATTAAATGCTATCATAGGATTGACGCAGTCTATAAAAGAGACAAATAAGATAGACACCATAAACACAGACCTTGATGTTATTCATTATTCTTCCTTAGGTTTGCTTGGGGCCATTGATGATGTACTCGACTACTCCAAAATTGAAAAAGGGCAATTAAAATTGCAGGAAACAGCCTTTGACTTGAGAAAAATGATCAGTCAAATCGCACATTCTTACACCACCCAAGCCAAAGACAAGGGACTAAAATTTGACTATCAAGAAATTGGAATAATTCCGCAACTTATTATAGGAGACAAAAGGCGAACCGACCAGCTGATTGGTAACCTTTTAAAAAACGCTATCAAGTTTACACAACAAGGTGGCATACAACTAAAGGTGGAAGCCCTAGCCCAAAAGGAAAATCTATGCTTACTGAAAATTCAAGTGAAGGACAGTGGAGTGGGGATCAAAAAGCAAAAGTTAGAAAGTATTTTCGCTTCATTTACCCAAGGTCAGAACAATGACAAGCGAAAATTTGGTGGATTAGGACTAGGCCTTTGCATTGTCAAAGCACTTGTGAATTTACATCAGGGCAAAATAAACATCCAAAGTGAAGAAGGAAAAGGTACCCTAGTGACATTAGAATTAAACTATGCACTTCCTGAAACTGGTGAACAAACTGATCCTTACGATTTTGCAAAAGAAGGGGTATTTGACTTGGAAAATAAACATATCCTTATCGTTGAAGACAATGCACTTAACCAAATGGTATTGAAGGTGATTTTAGGAAAATGGTCAAACACTAGTTTTAAAATTGCAAACAATGGACTTGAAGCTGTAGAAATGCTTAAAACCCAAACTTTTGATGTGGTTTTGATGGATTTACAAATGCCTGTAATGGATGGGTATGAAGCCACTCAGGCCATTCGTTCCGGAGCAAGCGGAACCAATAATAGCAATATACCAATCATTGCAGTAACGGCAGATGTGACCCAAAAAGCCAGAAATAAAGTATTTGAAATTGGAATGGACGATTATATGACAAAGCCGGTTAAAAAGGAGGAAATTTATAATAAGATCAAAAAAGTGCTCTTTTTAAAAGAAATTCAAATTCTAGAGAAAACTGTTTGA
- a CDS encoding hybrid sensor histidine kinase/response regulator, whose translation MIKVIKVGFLILITFFYSDNAFSYELKPFEAQKEENTYPISLYSYAELSDLGESNLSFQEFLTRENKLNFKPLIGPSTNLGFTKNNYWLRFRIHNVTMVSLQYYLETARPVTDLVTLYLLTEGEPVKEIENGDLLPFSAKSVAHRKIIFPLQLEPGKTYNLYLHYVSDGEVINLPLDLHSPTSMILSTYQNQLLNGVFYGILLLAASVYLLFFFGMGNNSFLLYSLYVLSVGLLHMSLDGYFHQYIDPESGWFNQNAILITASLSAMAFGRYAQIYTNLKKLSEILNTGLNIMLSSLAILLFFIVFYQGGKLYYYPVVNLLSFIGLLILITAVILSYLKGKKLDVFFSLAIFSFTVGIFILIFNDFGLIPNSFITKNGSKIGTGFEIIFLALAMSNRIKLLKTEKEKHQEIALQKSDESNEIKSYFLSNISHELRTPLNAIIGLTQSIKEINKDKTINTDLDVIQYSSLGLLGAINDVLDYSKIEKGQLKLHKEPFDLGKTINEIAFSFGLQAEDKGLDFCFNNKNLISQHIIGDKNRTVQLLGNLLKNAIKFTPHGKISFEVETIKLDQLNILLKVKIKDTGVGIEKKKLDSIFSSFIQGQSNDKRRFGGLGLGLWIVNALVKLHRGKINIQSEQGEGTSIALELYYNLPEPNKQNLPYDFSQAGEFDLENKKLLIIEDNVLNQLVLKAILKKWHNTHFEFANNGLEGIELLNENDFDLILMDLQMPVMDGYEATQAIRAGVSGVQKSNIPIIAVTADVTQKARRKVFEIGMDDYMTKPVEKEELYNKIKNAFLNLNENSHFH comes from the coding sequence ATGATTAAGGTCATAAAAGTCGGTTTTTTAATATTAATTACATTTTTTTATTCTGATAATGCATTTTCTTATGAGTTAAAACCATTTGAAGCCCAGAAGGAAGAGAACACTTATCCCATATCTCTTTATAGTTATGCAGAGCTCTCAGACCTTGGTGAAAGCAACCTTTCCTTTCAGGAATTTTTGACTAGGGAAAATAAGCTAAATTTTAAACCTCTGATTGGGCCTTCCACTAATTTAGGCTTTACAAAAAACAATTATTGGTTAAGGTTTCGAATTCATAATGTAACAATGGTTTCCTTACAATATTATCTTGAAACTGCTAGACCGGTAACAGATTTAGTCACATTATATTTATTGACAGAAGGAGAACCTGTAAAAGAAATTGAAAACGGAGACCTTTTACCATTTTCAGCGAAAAGTGTAGCCCATAGAAAAATCATTTTTCCATTGCAATTGGAGCCTGGAAAAACCTATAATCTATATCTTCACTACGTAAGTGATGGGGAGGTGATCAATCTTCCATTGGATTTACACAGTCCCACAAGCATGATATTGAGTACTTATCAAAATCAATTGCTGAATGGGGTATTTTATGGCATTTTACTTTTAGCTGCTTCCGTCTACCTGCTTTTCTTCTTTGGAATGGGGAATAACAGTTTTCTCCTTTATAGCCTCTATGTATTATCTGTCGGGTTGCTTCATATGTCCCTAGATGGCTATTTTCACCAATATATTGATCCTGAATCCGGATGGTTTAATCAAAATGCAATATTGATCACAGCTTCTCTTTCAGCCATGGCCTTTGGCAGGTATGCACAGATCTATACCAATCTGAAGAAATTGAGCGAAATTTTGAATACCGGACTTAATATAATGTTAAGTTCCTTGGCTATTTTACTTTTCTTCATTGTATTTTATCAGGGAGGAAAACTGTATTATTATCCCGTCGTCAACTTACTTAGCTTTATTGGCCTTCTGATTTTAATCACCGCTGTTATCCTAAGCTATCTCAAAGGCAAAAAGCTCGATGTCTTTTTTTCCTTGGCTATTTTCAGTTTCACGGTAGGTATATTTATTTTAATCTTTAATGACTTTGGCTTAATTCCTAATTCTTTTATCACAAAAAATGGCTCAAAAATAGGCACAGGCTTTGAAATTATTTTTCTTGCCTTGGCGATGTCTAATCGAATTAAACTTTTAAAAACAGAAAAGGAAAAACACCAAGAGATCGCCTTGCAAAAATCTGATGAATCCAATGAAATTAAATCCTATTTTCTCTCCAATATAAGTCATGAACTTAGGACCCCTTTAAATGCAATTATAGGTTTGACCCAATCCATTAAGGAAATAAATAAAGACAAAACTATTAATACGGATCTTGATGTAATTCAATATTCTTCTCTAGGCTTGCTTGGAGCAATTAATGATGTTCTGGATTATTCCAAAATAGAAAAAGGCCAATTAAAACTGCATAAAGAACCTTTTGACTTGGGAAAAACGATAAATGAAATCGCCTTTTCTTTTGGACTTCAAGCAGAGGATAAAGGGCTCGATTTCTGTTTTAATAATAAAAACTTAATATCACAGCATATTATAGGAGACAAAAATAGAACTGTACAGCTACTGGGAAACCTATTAAAAAATGCAATTAAATTCACTCCCCATGGTAAAATCTCCTTTGAGGTGGAAACAATAAAACTAGATCAATTAAATATTTTATTGAAAGTAAAAATTAAAGATACCGGAGTGGGAATCGAAAAGAAAAAATTGGATAGTATTTTTTCCTCTTTTATTCAAGGGCAAAGCAATGACAAGAGAAGATTTGGAGGGTTGGGGCTAGGCTTATGGATTGTCAATGCACTGGTTAAATTGCATCGCGGCAAAATTAATATTCAAAGTGAACAGGGAGAAGGTACTTCAATTGCACTTGAATTATACTACAATCTTCCTGAACCAAATAAACAAAATCTCCCCTACGACTTTTCTCAAGCTGGCGAATTTGATTTGGAAAACAAAAAACTCCTGATCATAGAGGACAATGTACTTAATCAACTGGTATTAAAAGCAATATTAAAAAAATGGCATAATACTCATTTTGAATTTGCCAATAATGGTCTAGAGGGTATCGAATTGCTTAATGAAAATGATTTTGATTTGATTTTAATGGATTTACAGATGCCTGTGATGGATGGCTATGAAGCCACACAGGCCATTAGAGCTGGAGTAAGCGGAGTTCAAAAAAGCAATATACCAATTATAGCGGTAACAGCAGATGTGACCCAAAAAGCTAGAAGGAAAGTATTTGAAATAGGGATGGACGATTACATGACCAAGCCCGTGGAAAAGGAGGAACTATACAATAAAATAAAAAACGCCTTTTTAAACTTGAATGAAAATTCGCATTTTCATTGA